In Triticum urartu cultivar G1812 chromosome 6, Tu2.1, whole genome shotgun sequence, the following proteins share a genomic window:
- the LOC125515299 gene encoding uncharacterized protein At1g10890-like: protein MPRDLSRSPPRRRRPSPSPLRRGPGYRERVPSRSRSPYRSSYRRKSPSPSSPRRRRSPSPSKIHYKRKRSPSVTGSPVAKSSPHLGSTENKNVVDKQRLEEEKKRRQKEVELRLLEEETTKRVEQAIRKQVEDSLNSEEIKHEIQRRIDEGRKRIHEEVVAQIEKEKVSALVEAQQRAEREKKEREELEKKLGEERKKAEEAQMKVAMEQQQKELERYQELERLQKEREEAMKQKQMEEQQQKQNQIKLLGKNKSRPKLSFSFGMK from the exons ATGCCGCGCGACCTGTCAAGGTCGCCGCCGCGCCGGCGCCGGCCGTCGCCGTCCCCGCTTCGCCGCGGACCGGGCTACAGGGAGCGCGTGCCCAGCCGCAGCAGGTCCCCTTATCGCTCCTCCTATAG AAGGAAGAGCCCTTCACCTTCCTCTCCCAGGAGGCGCAGGAGTCCATCCCCATCGAAAATCCATTACAAAAGAAAGAGAAGTccgagtgtcactggttctccagTTGCCAAATCGAGTCCCCATCTCGGATCTACAGAGAATAAGAATGTCGTTGATAAGCAAAGGctagaagaagaaaagaaaag GCGTCAAAAAGAAGTTGAACTAAGGCTATTAGAGGAGGAAACTACAAAAAGAGTTGAGCAAGCTATTAGGAAACAAGTTGAGGATAGTTTGAATTCTGAGGAAATCAAACATGAAATACAGCGTCGAATTGATGAAGGGCGAAAAAGGATACATGAGGAGGTAGTTGCCCAAATTGAGAAAGAGAAGGTGTCTGCCTTGGTTGAAGCCCAACAGAGAGCG GAACGTGAGAAGAAAGAGCGAGAAGAGCTAGAGAAGAAGCTCGGAGAGGAGCGAAAGAAAGCAGAGGAGGCTCAGATGAAGGTAGCCATGGAGCAGCAGCAGAAAGAGCTGGAGCGGTACCAGGAGCTGGAGAGGCTTcagaaggagagggaggaagcCATGAAGCAGAAGCAAATGGAggagcagcagcagaagcagaaCCAGATTAAGCTGCTGGGCAAGAACAAGTCGCGACCAAAGCTGTCGTTCTCTTTTGGGATGAAGTAG